The Nycticebus coucang isolate mNycCou1 chromosome 2, mNycCou1.pri, whole genome shotgun sequence genome includes a window with the following:
- the RGS3 gene encoding regulator of G-protein signaling 3 isoform X9 has product MLRGMYLTRNGNLQRRHTMKEAKDMKNKLGIFRRRNESPGAPPVGKADKMMKSFKPTSEEALKWGESLEKLLLHKYGLAVFQAFLRTEFSEENLEFWLACEDFKKVKSQSKMAAKAKKIFAEYIAIQACKEVNLDSYTREHTKDNLQSVTRGCFDLAQKRIFGLMEKDSYPRFLRSDLYLDLINQKKMSPPL; this is encoded by the exons ATGCTCCGAGGCATGTACCTCACTCGCAACGGGAACCTCCAGAGGCGACACACAATGAAGGA AGCCAAGGACATGAAGAACAAGCTGGGCATCTTCAGACGGCGCAACGAGTCCCCTGGGGCCCCTCCGGTGGGCAAGGCAGACAAAATGATGAAGTCATTCAA gcCCACCTCAGAGGAAGCCCTCAAGTGGGGTGAGTCCTTGGAGAAGCTGCTGCTTCACAAAT ATGGGTTAGCAGTGTTCCAGGCCTTCCTTCGTACTGAGTTTAGTGAGGAGAACTTAGAATTCTGGCTGGCTTGTGAGGACTTCAAGAAGGTCAAGTCACAGTCCAAGATGGCAGCCAAAGCCAAGAAGATCTTTGCTGAATACATCGCGATCCAGGCGTGCAAAGAG GTAAACCTGGACTCATACACACGGGAGCACACCAAGGACAACCTGCAGAGTGTGACGCGGGGCTGCTTTGATTTGGCACAGAAGCGCATCTTTGGGCTCATGGAAAAGGACTCATATCCTCGTTTTCTCCGCTCTGACCTCTACCTGGACCTTATTAACCAGAAGAAAATGAGTCCCCCGCTTTAG